Genomic window (Macadamia integrifolia cultivar HAES 741 unplaced genomic scaffold, SCU_Mint_v3 scaffold2893, whole genome shotgun sequence):
GGTGCTGTGAAAACGACCTTAACTTGGGCAAATCAAGAAGAACAAGATACTAGAGACACGGCATAAAGATGAATTGtttcccatcttcttccttttgtACTCTCACATTCCACTCTTCCAAATTCCTCATCCCATTCAACAAAAATACCTTCAACTTTGGGAATAATATTGTATTAATCCCACCATCGTCATTTGTTGTTGTAGCACCATCGATTCCAAAAAACTCAACACCCATGAATTTTACCTTATCCATTCCACCTATTACAAGGGTTTCAAGGGATGGTAGTTTCCCTATAGTTGGAGGCAATTGCTTACACTTTCTGCACCTAGAGAATTCCAAGAAAATCAGATTGGAAAAAGTCATGAAGTCCGTGTGACTACTCATCCAATTTGGGAACACATCACCAGGGTAATCTTTAATTGCTAGCTTCTCAAGGTTCGGATGTGGTTGGAGACTTTCCAGCACATCTTCCATCCTccttgaaaaataattttcttcatcaacttcttttgttttcccttctccatcaacaacttcttcttcttctattttaccGTCTCCATCGACAACTTCTTCTATTTTACCTTCCccatcttctacttcttcttctttttcattgttttcatcttcttcatcatcgacaTTCTCATCAACTTGTGAAACACCTGTATATtgattaaaatagaaatataaagcACGAAGGTatttcttattcttcaagcatgCCATCTTAGCCTCATTTCCATTTTCCACTCTCCCCAAACCTATTATCCCTAGTGAACCTTTGAGCAAGTTGAGATCTTTCAATTCTCCAATCTTACATCCTCCTCTTTCCACTTCACCAATAATGAAGTCTGACAAATCACACAATTTGCTTAATCTCCCAATTCCTTCCGGTAAGTAACTTAGTTGGCGACTTTCTGTCAGATCAAGATGTATCAAATTGACCAATCTCCCAATCCCTTCAGGTAATTTACAAAGATTACTACATTCGCTAAGGTGTAATACTTGCAAATTGTACAAACTAGTCACTGTTTTAGGTAATTCTCTAAACCTTGCATGGATCAAGGAAAGATACTTCAGATGTATCAACTTTTCTATCTCATTTGGAAGCTCTTCAATGTTAGTCTTACTCAGATCTAATGTCCTCAGACATGTTAAGTGACGAAATAACTCAAAAGAAACTGAAGGAATCTGTGCACGGATTATAAGAGTGGACAGTTTCTTTGCCTTGTAAATGAAAGAAGGAACCATTTGTGTCTCTTCTATTAACAGAAATAAATGACGGGCTTTGCTAAAGTTAAATTCCTGAGCATTAGTATCTTTGACCATCAAAGTAAAGCATTCGTTCTTTACTAGAGATTTTGCAAAATCATGGACAACATCATGCATTTGGTAAAATTGCCCTCTGATTCCTCTTACACTTATGAagtctttttgaaaaaatgagcGCATGACCAAATTATTAAAGTACTCATCACCTACTCTCATCAAATCTTCACCGCTTGTTGCCAAGTTGTTGCTAAGAAAGCCTTGTGACATCCATCTTGTAATTGTGACTATTTTGTTAAAGCTGTAACCTTTCGGGGTGAGAGAACAAAGTGTAAAACATTGTTTTAAATGAGAAGGCAAATCATTATAGCTGAGTAACAGAGCTGGCAAGACTGGTTTATCAACTGTTGATATAATCTTCCATAAATCATTTTCCAACACATTTTGCCAATCCTGTTTCGACTCTTTGAAGCACAAAAGACTCCCTAAAGTCTTTACCGAAAGAGGCAATCCGTTACACTTCTTTGCAAGCTCTATGCCAATTTCTTTCAATTTCTCGCATGCTTCTTCTTGCCTTCCAACAAAGGCATAATGTCTCAACAATGACCAACATGCTTGATCAGACATTATTCCTAATCTATGGACATATGTCATGCCCATCATTTCTGCAACCCTCTCGTTGCGTGTTGTCACAATTATTCTACTTCCATGAGAACCATATttgagagaaaacttcaatGGATCCCATTGCATATGATCTTCATTCCATACATCGTCTAGGACGAGTAGGAAATGTTTTTCATCAACAGCACTAGTCAATTGACGATGCACATCTTCCCATGCGATCTCACAACCTTGGGTGACATTAATGTTTCCACCAATTTCTCTAATAATATGCATGGCAACCTTCACCTTATCAAAAGATTGAGAAACATATATCCACATTCTCTTATTAAAATGGTTCTTCACCCTATCATCATTGAACACAAGTTGGGCAAGTGTAGTTTTGCCCATACCTCCCATACCCACAATAGAGATGATGGGAACTCCAGAAACCACCTCTACTTGTTTACTGCCCTCGCTTAGCAACTTGCTTATTATGGTTTCTCTTTCCATATCACGACCAAATACCTCATTGACATCAACGAAGGAGCTAGTTTCTAGTCTCCTCCTTGACCTCTCATGATCTATATTTTCATTTCTACTGCCAGTTTCAATAAAACCGAACTTCTTTTTCTCAGTTGCAATCTTATCCACtctttcttttatctcttttatcTTATGACCAATGTCATGGCGCAAACCAATTTGTTTGAAACAATTGcagcaaggagaaaagaagttgCAAAAGAGGCATACCTTCTTAAATGGACTGACACGAGCACCATCTATTTGTGATTTGAGAATTTCAGTGCTCCACTCATCCAACACATCATCAATATCATAGGCTACATCTTTCAGATTTTGCAACCAAAGCCCCACTGATTCATCCTTGAATTGCCTCTCTCTTCAGCATCCTTAAGCACAGCCCGGATTGTTGCAAAGGTAGTGGAGAGCTCGTCGATTTCATTTTCGACACCGATGACCAGTCGTACTTCTTGATCAATCTCCTTTTGGATGATGGTGGCCAATTGTTGTAAGACACCGGAAACAAGAGCTAAAGCCATTCTTGGTGGATGCAGAGAAGGATTTGGGTTAGAAGGTTGAGGTAATGAGTGAGGAGTGATCCTTCTTCTTGCTTCCCCATTCATGTTATAAAGGGGGTGTTGGTTTATTCCTTGCTTCAAAAGAGAAGACCAAGTTGTAACAAGAAGGATCTCTTGCTTTCCGACCATGATAAATTTAAGTATTGATCTCTCACTTCGCtttcatcaaagaaaatcaGTATCAATCTCTTGCTTCTCGTGGAAGTTAAAAATAGTAATGATCTCTTGCTTTAGGAAAACCTACTCAAATTCAATGTGTGGGACCCTAAAAAATACCATTTGGAGGAAAAGAAGTTGGGTGAGTTAATCAAGTATTCGATCAGAAGATCGGATGGAACAAAAATGTTATAGAAAAGTAGATCTTACTAATGCGTAAAATTTTAACCAAAGTAGTTTGCAAGGGATAAGTTTGACTGCCACTTGGGTTGCAACTACTACTGGTGGTCAAAGAAAAGGAATAATTCACCTTTCGCCTTGGTTCACAAAGACCCAcctaggttttagtattttcaaaaaatatcctTTTAGATTTCATTTCTCCGACTGGTCAACGGGGTTTGCtatatttttgttcataaaCTAGAGCTTTGGAAATTTAGGACCATGGGAGACTACATGGTACTAGGGGGTTTGGGTGTCAACCAGAAGGGATGAGCCAGTCTTGGTCGGGTTTAATTGGGCTCGGCTAAATTTTAGGGTTGCACTGTGAATGCTGGTTTAGCTAAATGGGCTTAGCTAGGGCGGacatggtatgatttataatCGGCCTAATTGGTCTTACGTTAAAATTTGGCTGTTATAAACGGGTCTTAGTCGGGCTACGGACCTGTTTATCCCTAAACAAGCATTAGACGGGCTCTAAACGGGCCTTCTTAACTTGTATACAATAGTCGAAGTACTCAAGCTAACAAGCTTATTCTATTGAAAGCCTTCTTAATCGATATGCAAAACTTGGTTGGGCCTATCCGTGCAGGcatggaattgacacccctagtaaaGGAAGTACCAtaaactaaggatgtgaatttgaaatcgtcACTGTTTATCGAAATTGAACCGAGCCGTTTACACCGAAACagtaaaaccatttagtaaacggttcggttctggtttcaagttttaggccGATTAACTAAATGGGTTGAAACTGAACCGAGCCATTTAACaagttggtttcaaaccgaattgaagcCGTGAAAAacgaaccgtttaaaccgtttaaactgatccgattaaatcgtttaaagattaaataaggtggttgcaaaatatcattaacaTCTcattttgattcaaagattgagtgctgcaagcctgcaagtaattctagaggtagcttGCTCATTACTTGGAATGCCACTTAAATTAATCCAAtgcactaagtagaatgtatactgataaaaatgtaattttttcttatactatggcatattaaatatatattttccaatattataacacattatttgggaggggggaagaagaagaaaatccctgcTGTATgcattacttactgacttgttagatgcgcttgagactaatttctatcaaaatattttcttttgcttggtTGTTtcgttgttttaacaaaacataatggtttgcattttaCATTCTCAAAATTGAAAAgtttatcaccaaaagtaaattttaataaacatgcaaataaactaacaaaccaattgctaaccgtttaaaaaccgtatggaataaactgaaaccgaaaccgtttaaa
Coding sequences:
- the LOC122067412 gene encoding putative disease resistance protein RGA3; its protein translation is MERETIISKLLSEGSKQVEVVSGVPIISIVGMGGMGKTTLAQLVFNDDRVKNHFNKRMWIYVSQSFDKVKVAMHIIREIGGNINVTQGCEIAWEDVHRQLTSAVDEKHFLLVLDDVWNEDHMQWDPLKFSLKYGSHGSRIIVTTRNERVAEMMGMTYVHRLGIMSDQACWSLLRHYAFVGRQEEACEKLKEIGIELAKKCNGLPLSVKTLGSLLCFKESKQDWQNVLENDLWKIISTVDKPVLPALLLSYNDLPSHLKQCFTLCSLTPKGYSFNKIVTITRWMSQGFLSNNLATSGEDLMRVGDEYFNNLVMRSFFQKDFISVRGIRGQFYQMHDVVHDFAKSLVKNECFTLMVKDTNAQEFNFSKARHLFLLIEETQMVPSFIYKAKKLSTLIIRAQIPSVSFELFRHLTCLRTLDLSKTNIEELPNEIEKLIHLKYLSLIHARFRELPKTVTSLYNLQVLHLSECSNLCKLPEGIGRLVNLIHLDLTESRQLSYLPEGIGRLSKLCDLSDFIIGEVERGGCKIGELKDLNLLKGSLGIIGLGRVENGNEAKMACLKNKKYLRALYFYFNQYTGVSQVDENVDDEEDENNEKEEEVEDGEGKIEEVVDGDGKIEEEEVVDGEGKTKEVDEENYFSRRMEDVLESLQPHPNLEKLAIKDYPGDVFPNWMSSHTDFMTFSNLIFLEFSRCRKCKQLPPTIGKLPSLETLVIGGMDKVKFMGVEFFGIDGATTTNDDGGINTILFPKLKVFLLNGMRNLEEWNVRVQKEEDGKQFIFMPCL